CGAAGTGGCCCTCGACCGTGGGAAACCGCGTGGCAGGCGCTGGCCGGGTCAGGACGACCAGTTCCTGCCGGTACGTGGAAGGGTCGATGCGGTCGGCCGGCGGCGTCCCGAAGTTCGCCGGTATGGTCAACGACCCCGAGGCGGCGAGCGAGAGCAGGAGAGTGGACGCAGCGAGGTGGCGCATGGCAAGGGACTCGCGGGGCGATTCAGGCCGCGGCGGGCTCCGGACCGGCGTCCGGGCTCCGGGGAAGCTCCGGCATGCGGAAGCGCCCTGGATCGGGGCACTCTCCCGAGAATTCGACCATCCCATCTCAACGTGCTGACCTCCCGTTCGCGTGATTGGCACCGCCGCCGGCGCGCATCGCGCGCGGATCACGGGCAGACCGGAGTCCCCTACAAGCAATCTGCCCACCACGCCGGAGGGGCCGTACCGGTCCGGTCATCAGTGCCAGTGACTTGGCTCCGCATCTTCGCACGCCGCTTCAAGACTTCCGGCTTGCCGGGAGGCATGGGGCCGCCCCTGGACGTCCACCCTCGCCGCAACGTGTACCAGATGGCGATCGGGCCGAAACCCGGAAGACTGGGGCATCGCGTGGATATAATCGGGGTCTTTCCACGCGAACCGCGCGCCCCTTTCCCCGATGCTCGAAGCCAGCGACCTCGCGTGCGTGCGGGGCGACCAGATTCTGTTCCAGGGCTTGAGCTTCGCCGCGCGTCCCGGGGAAGTTCTCTGGATAGAAGGCGAGAACGGGAGCGGCAAGACCAGCCTGCTGCGCATTCTATGCGGCCTCGGATCGCCGGACCGTGGCGAATTGCACTGGGGCGGAATGCCCTACCGCAAGGCGGCCGACGATCTGGCCCGGGTCATTGCCTACGTGGGGCACCTCAACGCGGTGAAGGACGATCTCACGGTGACCGAGAATCTGCGGTTCCATGCCCGGCTCGCCGGACTTCCGGCAGGCGAACAGGAGGTGCGCGATGCCATCGATGGCGTGGGCCTCACCCGCCGGGCGGATCTGCCGGTCAGGGTGTTGTCCCAGGGGCAGCGGCGGCGCGCTGCGCTTGCGCGGC
The Betaproteobacteria bacterium DNA segment above includes these coding regions:
- the ccmA gene encoding cytochrome c biogenesis heme-transporting ATPase CcmA, with product MLEASDLACVRGDQILFQGLSFAARPGEVLWIEGENGSGKTSLLRILCGLGSPDRGELHWGGMPYRKAADDLARVIAYVGHLNAVKDDLTVTENLRFHARLAGLPAGEQEVRDAIDGVGLTRRADLPVRVLSQGQRRRAALARLWLSRSRALWILDEPFSALDTASVTHLGKLLDGHVSGGGIAVLTTHQEVALPHGRTRRLRLDSRA